A stretch of Methanosphaerula palustris E1-9c DNA encodes these proteins:
- a CDS encoding carbohydrate-binding protein: MHQNDSTLKHQIDQYETAPTVSLDTAGVLKARLGLSRSQNLLPYLDYNAIQRDQNPTGNCWVWVGTGLMEITHQVEDAIRDPLSIQYFDSTYHGGAGLTWAGNGGTLADFVNFYQQQKIAVPASNTNASFKDNTYWCNDNNQAWVKASDIATDPHYSIASIQEQKIPTRSIGTEAAIANIKTVLDSNKGVYFAFRLPNEQAWNDFNKFWLEGNQSAVWNPDLYDGNPWESWSGGSHAVLCVGYQDTDPANRYWIMLNSWGNAFGNRPSGLFRVKMDIDYDAMFTSSMSIPATEWETIDMNYSPSPQSTSIEKPYTTHTVPCRVEAEDYDYGGENISYYDTTSGNSGKVYRNDDVDIEQTTQAGGFDVGWVRNGEWLQYTLDVPEAGDYEMRIRSSSPGAGDQIVVSVDGIDAGTLIIPQTDSFDNYTNVSLPVKFSAGRHLVRLTFAGDRQNIDYFEINPAIPAEQGVIDGKISLGSTPSGATVFLDNVLAGMTPLTIPSLRPGSHHLDIAKSGYQTQQLTTVIKSGETQQMNVTLLRSYPAPYVNHTLPALIEAEDYNLGGEGIAYHDTTAWNEGSVYRNDGVDIEQIHPTGGYKVCWIRDGEWLTYTVTIPQAGNYTVIFTGCSITPESSCTLSIDDTTLTTVSLPDTGSSDRFGTVQRMVSLPAGVHLLKLSFIGRQDVDNLQFVAAGLQPQVSSTTVATPAPILETPTVSPSETFIVRPTPSVTFGQFQSLPGQIQAEDFDTGGEMVAYHDTTSENLGESYRDEGVDIIFNPVDGSNSVTDIEPGEWIRYPVNITESGVYNASFRVAANVSGSTVDILIDDSNLSAVQVPDTGSLSSFTWITRQIWLPAGQHMLRLKFSGPLSIDTMKFTP, translated from the coding sequence ATGCATCAGAATGATTCCACGCTGAAGCATCAGATCGATCAGTATGAGACTGCGCCAACTGTCTCTCTTGACACTGCAGGGGTGCTGAAAGCTCGCTTAGGCCTTAGCAGATCTCAGAATCTCCTCCCCTATCTTGATTATAATGCTATCCAGAGGGATCAGAACCCGACGGGGAACTGCTGGGTCTGGGTTGGTACCGGCTTGATGGAGATCACTCATCAGGTAGAGGATGCAATCAGGGATCCCCTGTCCATTCAGTACTTTGATTCCACCTATCATGGTGGGGCAGGATTGACCTGGGCCGGGAATGGGGGAACCCTGGCTGACTTTGTCAATTTTTATCAGCAACAGAAGATAGCAGTTCCTGCATCCAATACCAACGCTTCGTTCAAGGACAATACCTACTGGTGTAATGATAACAACCAGGCCTGGGTAAAGGCATCGGATATCGCAACAGATCCTCACTACTCGATCGCTTCGATCCAGGAGCAGAAGATCCCTACCCGGAGTATCGGAACAGAGGCTGCCATTGCAAATATCAAGACTGTTCTGGACAGTAACAAAGGAGTCTATTTCGCATTTCGGCTTCCGAACGAACAGGCATGGAATGACTTCAACAAATTCTGGCTTGAAGGGAACCAGTCAGCGGTCTGGAACCCCGATCTCTATGATGGTAATCCCTGGGAATCCTGGAGCGGAGGGAGCCATGCAGTCCTCTGTGTTGGGTACCAGGATACTGATCCTGCAAACAGGTACTGGATCATGCTCAACTCCTGGGGGAATGCGTTTGGGAATCGGCCGAGCGGCCTCTTCCGGGTGAAGATGGATATCGATTATGATGCCATGTTCACCTCCTCGATGTCGATCCCTGCAACTGAGTGGGAGACGATCGATATGAATTATTCACCCTCCCCACAGTCAACATCGATCGAGAAACCCTATACCACCCATACAGTCCCCTGCAGGGTTGAAGCAGAGGATTATGATTATGGAGGGGAGAACATCTCGTATTATGATACGACCAGTGGAAATTCGGGAAAAGTATACCGGAATGATGATGTCGATATCGAACAGACCACGCAGGCTGGAGGCTTCGATGTCGGCTGGGTCCGGAATGGCGAGTGGCTGCAGTACACACTCGACGTTCCCGAGGCCGGCGATTATGAGATGAGGATTCGATCCTCCTCACCGGGTGCAGGTGACCAGATTGTTGTCAGCGTCGATGGCATTGATGCTGGAACCCTGATCATTCCACAGACCGATTCCTTTGATAATTACACCAACGTATCCCTCCCGGTTAAGTTTTCAGCCGGGAGGCATCTGGTCAGGCTTACCTTCGCAGGTGATCGTCAGAACATCGATTACTTCGAGATCAATCCAGCCATTCCTGCTGAGCAGGGAGTGATCGATGGGAAAATATCTCTTGGGTCCACTCCATCGGGTGCAACGGTCTTCCTGGATAACGTGCTGGCCGGTATGACCCCGCTGACCATACCTTCCCTGCGCCCAGGCAGTCACCATCTGGACATTGCCAAGAGTGGATACCAGACACAACAACTGACAACTGTGATAAAGTCCGGGGAGACTCAGCAGATGAATGTTACCCTGTTAAGGAGTTATCCAGCCCCGTATGTGAACCATACCTTACCGGCTCTGATCGAGGCGGAGGACTATAATCTTGGTGGTGAGGGGATCGCCTATCATGACACGACGGCATGGAATGAAGGATCGGTTTATAGAAATGACGGTGTCGATATCGAACAGATTCATCCAACTGGCGGCTATAAAGTCTGCTGGATCAGGGATGGTGAGTGGCTCACGTATACGGTCACGATCCCTCAGGCAGGAAATTACACTGTCATATTTACTGGCTGTTCGATAACCCCGGAATCATCATGCACCCTCTCAATCGATGATACCACATTGACGACGGTCTCATTACCAGATACCGGATCCTCTGATCGCTTTGGAACAGTTCAGCGGATGGTGAGTCTGCCTGCAGGTGTTCACCTGCTGAAACTCTCATTTATTGGACGACAGGACGTTGACAATCTTCAGTTTGTGGCTGCAGGTCTACAGCCCCAGGTCTCTTCAACAACCGTGGCTACACCCGCCCCGATTTTGGAGACGCCTACGGTCTCTCCATCAGAGACATTCATCGTCAGACCGACTCCATCGGTAACCTTCGGCCAGTTCCAGTCACTTCCCGGTCAGATCCAGGCAGAGGATTTCGACACCGGTGGCGAGATGGTGGCATACCATGACACGACCTCAGAAAACCTGGGGGAATCGTACCGTGACGAGGGAGTGGATATCATTTTTAACCCAGTGGATGGGAGTAATAGTGTTACTGACATAGAACCCGGGGAATGGATCAGATATCCGGTTAATATCACGGAGAGTGGGGTCTATAATGCCAGCTTCAGAGTCGCGGCAAATGTGTCGGGTTCAACCGTTGATATTCTGATCGATGATTCCAATCTGAGTGCGGTTCAGGTGCCGGATACCGGATCTCTCTCTTCATTCACCTGGATAACCAGGCAGATCTGGCTTCCGGCAGGTCAACATATGCTCAGGTTAAAATTCAGTGGTCCGCTCTCGATCGATACAATGAAATTTACTCCGTGA
- a CDS encoding PAS domain S-box protein — translation MITLLYVDDEPALLSLGKVFLERLGELNVETIQEPELALEMLAARHYDAVISDYQMPEMNGIELLIEIRKRYNKLPFILFTGKGREDVVIEALNNGANFYLQKGGSPHAQFADLSNMLNRAVEQNRADERLARLNRALQMISACNAELVRATEEKQLLETICRVIIEEGSYQFTWVGYQKEEGLPLQMVSWAGDDGGYLDIYRSEGKESIPLTQDTVTSLNTVKPAVSRKLPGNNETVLNKNALLKGFAASISVPLHSGEVKLGVLKIYSDQPDAFDQEEVALLTQLAADLSFGICALRREEEQRRTEIHAWEMEDQYRIIFEYSGTAMLFIEEDKTIALVNTGFSSLSGQTKKEIEGKKKWTEFFDSDDRMKMEQYHDLRRKNGHNTPWAYEARFISSNGEVRTVILTVGMIPRTSRSVASLIDITEQKMAQEALLERENWYRAMINDQTEFICRFLPDCTFTFVNEAYCTYFNRTYDQIIGQTFTPVLYKDDIHRVQDFFKSLTPEHPVGTIANRCVMSSGEVRWQQWSDRAIFDKAGNVLEYQSVGRDITEQKLAESALELANRKMTLLARISRHDMLNQLTAIQGYIMLAQDNSPPPAVLIPLTQADLGCQNIREQLEFTRDYQEMGTKRPGFMNVRESLMRGIAQIDINDLSFTLALGDLEVYSDPLLDRVFYNLVENSIRHGHHVTEINISALPCEQGMMIVYEDNGCGVQEKQKELIFSHGFGKNTGLGLFLIREILGMTGIKIRETGKENEGVRFEITLPNGSFRKRKPDSSQ, via the coding sequence ATGATCACACTCCTCTATGTCGATGACGAGCCAGCCCTATTGTCACTGGGGAAGGTTTTCCTTGAGCGGCTGGGTGAATTAAATGTGGAGACCATTCAGGAACCAGAACTGGCACTTGAAATGCTTGCAGCCCGTCATTACGATGCAGTCATCTCCGACTACCAGATGCCTGAAATGAATGGGATCGAACTTCTGATTGAAATCAGGAAGAGATACAACAAACTCCCCTTTATTCTCTTTACCGGAAAAGGACGCGAAGATGTGGTGATAGAAGCGCTGAATAATGGTGCAAATTTTTATCTTCAGAAAGGAGGTTCACCCCATGCACAATTCGCCGACCTTTCAAACATGCTAAACCGGGCTGTGGAACAGAACCGGGCCGATGAGAGACTTGCACGACTGAACCGTGCCCTTCAGATGATCAGCGCATGCAACGCAGAACTTGTCAGAGCAACCGAAGAGAAGCAGCTCCTTGAGACGATCTGCAGGGTGATCATTGAAGAGGGGAGTTACCAGTTCACCTGGGTCGGTTACCAGAAGGAGGAAGGACTCCCCCTCCAGATGGTCAGTTGGGCCGGAGATGACGGCGGGTACCTTGACATCTATAGATCTGAAGGGAAGGAATCCATTCCCCTAACCCAGGATACCGTGACCTCACTCAATACAGTCAAACCGGCAGTATCACGAAAACTACCTGGAAATAATGAGACAGTTCTGAATAAAAATGCGTTATTGAAGGGATTTGCAGCCTCAATTTCAGTTCCGCTCCATTCGGGAGAGGTGAAACTGGGCGTCCTGAAGATCTACTCGGATCAACCGGATGCATTCGATCAGGAAGAGGTTGCCCTGCTGACACAACTGGCGGCAGATCTCAGCTTCGGGATCTGTGCACTCAGGAGGGAGGAAGAGCAGAGGAGGACAGAGATACATGCTTGGGAGATGGAGGACCAGTACCGGATCATCTTTGAATACAGTGGCACCGCGATGCTCTTCATCGAAGAAGACAAGACCATTGCACTGGTGAATACTGGATTCTCATCCCTCAGTGGCCAGACAAAAAAAGAGATTGAAGGGAAAAAAAAGTGGACAGAATTTTTTGATAGTGACGATCGGATGAAGATGGAGCAATATCACGACCTGAGAAGAAAAAACGGGCACAACACCCCATGGGCCTATGAAGCTCGGTTCATCTCATCCAATGGCGAGGTCAGGACGGTGATCCTCACTGTTGGGATGATACCCCGAACCAGCAGGAGTGTCGCCTCATTGATCGATATCACAGAGCAGAAGATGGCACAGGAAGCACTCCTTGAACGTGAAAACTGGTATCGGGCGATGATCAATGATCAGACCGAGTTCATCTGCAGGTTTCTCCCAGACTGTACCTTCACATTCGTCAACGAAGCATACTGTACTTACTTCAACAGGACCTATGATCAGATTATCGGCCAAACATTCACTCCTGTTCTGTATAAAGATGATATCCATCGGGTTCAGGACTTTTTTAAATCACTCACCCCGGAGCATCCAGTCGGAACTATCGCAAACCGATGTGTGATGTCATCAGGGGAGGTACGCTGGCAGCAATGGAGCGATCGCGCCATCTTTGACAAAGCTGGAAACGTGCTTGAGTATCAATCTGTTGGACGTGACATCACCGAACAGAAACTGGCCGAATCGGCCCTGGAACTTGCAAACCGGAAGATGACCCTGCTGGCCCGGATCTCCCGCCATGATATGCTGAACCAGCTGACCGCCATTCAGGGATATATTATGCTCGCCCAGGACAATTCCCCCCCTCCCGCAGTTCTCATACCGCTGACTCAGGCTGATCTCGGATGTCAGAACATCAGAGAACAACTTGAGTTCACCAGGGATTACCAGGAGATGGGGACGAAACGACCAGGTTTCATGAACGTACGGGAGAGTCTGATGAGAGGTATCGCCCAGATCGATATCAATGATCTCTCATTCACACTCGCCCTTGGAGACCTTGAGGTTTATTCAGACCCCCTCCTCGACCGAGTTTTCTACAACCTCGTTGAAAATTCTATCAGGCATGGTCATCATGTGACCGAGATCAACATCAGCGCCTTACCATGTGAGCAGGGAATGATGATAGTCTACGAAGATAACGGCTGTGGAGTCCAGGAGAAGCAGAAAGAGTTGATATTTTCCCATGGTTTTGGAAAGAATACAGGCCTTGGACTCTTTTTGATCAGAGAGATCCTCGGGATGACCGGTATTAAAATCCGCGAGACCGGCAAGGAAAACGAGGGGGTCAGATTTGAAATAACACTCCCCAACGGCAGTTTTCGAAAAAGAAAACCTGATTCTTCACAGTGA